A single region of the Halobacterium wangiae genome encodes:
- a CDS encoding sodium:calcium antiporter, which produces MLVDRLKHPGAALVLAALLTLPWVTVELTGGPGANNFSDVLTVTVSGVAVLGASFLLAWGAETAEKDVPRAFAIAVLAVLAVAPEYAVDALYAWTAGANVGTPRGMEAANLAVANMTGANRILIGLGWSGIAMFTVYRATTSRDVAVERREGFLASRVQLDRNISTEIAFLLAATAYAFFVPFSGGIGILDTVVLVGLYVAYIGIIIRGDVVAHDDQVGVPAYLQGFVRRYRIPIVIVLFAYSGLMIATAVHPFAHGLESIGEAAGIPPFFMIQWIAPLASESPELIVVAYLVNKARSTAGFNALISSKLNQWTLLIGTLAVVYSIAAGQIGTLPFDEKQQAEIWITAAQSLFAIAILTNFTISLREALTLLVLFASQVVTEFAIIRTVASEARATELSILLLDAYTVVYLALALYLFAARREEVLYLFRKTARDASDAMGRTSAAETDD; this is translated from the coding sequence ATGCTCGTCGACCGGCTCAAACACCCCGGAGCAGCGCTCGTACTCGCGGCGCTGCTCACCCTCCCGTGGGTCACCGTCGAGCTGACCGGCGGCCCCGGAGCCAACAACTTCTCGGACGTCCTCACGGTCACCGTCAGCGGGGTGGCGGTGCTCGGCGCGTCGTTCCTGCTCGCGTGGGGCGCCGAGACCGCCGAGAAAGACGTCCCACGGGCGTTCGCCATCGCCGTCCTCGCCGTCCTCGCCGTCGCCCCCGAGTACGCCGTCGACGCGCTGTACGCGTGGACCGCCGGCGCGAACGTCGGCACGCCGCGCGGCATGGAGGCCGCCAACCTCGCCGTCGCGAACATGACCGGTGCCAACCGCATCCTCATCGGCCTCGGCTGGTCCGGCATCGCCATGTTCACGGTCTACCGGGCGACCACCTCCCGCGACGTCGCCGTCGAACGCCGCGAGGGCTTCCTCGCGAGCCGCGTCCAGCTCGACCGCAACATCAGCACGGAGATCGCGTTCCTGCTGGCGGCGACCGCGTACGCCTTCTTCGTGCCGTTCAGTGGCGGTATCGGCATCCTCGACACCGTCGTCCTCGTCGGGCTCTACGTCGCGTACATCGGGATCATCATCCGCGGCGACGTGGTTGCCCACGACGACCAGGTCGGCGTCCCCGCCTACCTCCAGGGGTTCGTCCGACGGTACCGGATCCCCATCGTCATCGTGTTGTTCGCGTACTCGGGGCTGATGATCGCGACGGCGGTCCACCCGTTCGCCCACGGCCTCGAGTCCATCGGCGAGGCCGCCGGCATCCCACCGTTCTTCATGATCCAGTGGATCGCGCCGCTGGCCTCCGAGAGCCCTGAGCTCATCGTCGTCGCCTACCTCGTCAACAAGGCGCGTTCGACCGCGGGGTTCAACGCGCTCATCTCCTCGAAGCTCAACCAGTGGACGCTGCTCATCGGGACGCTCGCCGTCGTCTACAGCATCGCCGCCGGACAGATCGGCACGCTCCCCTTCGACGAGAAGCAGCAGGCCGAGATCTGGATCACGGCCGCCCAGAGCCTGTTCGCCATCGCCATCCTCACGAACTTCACGATCAGCCTCCGGGAGGCGCTCACGCTGCTGGTCCTGTTCGCCTCGCAGGTCGTCACCGAGTTCGCCATCATCCGGACGGTCGCCAGCGAGGCGCGAGCGACGGAACTCAGCATCCTCCTGCTCGACGCATACACCGTCGTCTACCTCGCGCTGGCGCTGTACCTCTTCGCCGCCCGGCGCGAGGAGGTCCTCTACCTCTTCCGGAAGACCGCGAGAGACGCCAGCGACGCCATGGGGCGGACGTCTGCCGCGGAGACGGACGACTAA
- a CDS encoding helix-hairpin-helix domain-containing protein, with amino-acid sequence MGLLSKLKSLLGAGDGDRSAGSGVDVTVERDPSTDAEQADEPTTTDDEPTDTDAGAATEAEHPADPSEADEEPAVEEAEPETEDESETEDEPEADVEEAEPDVEEAEAETEADAAEEDAEPADDGEPVTDLDGIGPAYAERLENAGVSTVAELAAADPEELAEQIDLSAKRVGRWVDSANDRS; translated from the coding sequence ATGGGACTACTCTCGAAACTGAAGTCGCTGCTCGGTGCGGGCGACGGCGACCGCTCCGCTGGCAGCGGCGTCGACGTGACCGTAGAGCGCGACCCGTCCACGGACGCCGAGCAGGCGGACGAACCGACGACCACGGACGACGAGCCGACAGACACCGACGCGGGCGCGGCCACCGAGGCTGAGCACCCGGCCGACCCGAGCGAGGCCGACGAGGAGCCCGCGGTCGAGGAGGCCGAACCGGAGACGGAGGACGAATCGGAGACGGAGGACGAACCGGAGGCCGACGTCGAAGAGGCCGAACCCGACGTCGAGGAGGCCGAAGCGGAGACGGAAGCCGACGCAGCGGAGGAAGACGCCGAACCGGCCGACGACGGCGAACCAGTCACCGACCTCGACGGCATCGGGCCGGCGTACGCCGAACGCCTCGAGAACGCGGGCGTCTCGACGGTCGCGGAGCTCGCGGCCGCCGACCCCGAGGAACTCGCTGAGCAGATCGACCTCTCCGCGAAGCGCGTCGGGCGCTGGGTCGACAGCGCGAACGACCGCAGCTGA
- a CDS encoding Rieske (2Fe-2S) protein, producing the protein MDAERIAGVDEVPTDGSLLFTVAEDGEEKEAFLVRLSDGTVVGWRNYCMHWTDVKLDTGDGAVRDGEVICRKHAATFEKDSGVCTHGPCEGAELDPVEVAVEDGDVYLADPDYEFVQTGVEDDDPADLSTSPGARLGF; encoded by the coding sequence ATGGACGCGGAGCGCATCGCCGGCGTCGACGAGGTGCCCACCGACGGCAGCCTGCTGTTCACTGTCGCCGAAGACGGCGAGGAGAAGGAGGCGTTCCTCGTGAGACTCTCGGACGGCACGGTCGTCGGCTGGCGGAACTACTGCATGCACTGGACGGACGTGAAACTGGACACCGGCGACGGCGCCGTCCGCGACGGCGAGGTGATCTGCCGGAAGCACGCGGCCACCTTCGAGAAGGACTCGGGCGTCTGCACGCACGGTCCCTGCGAGGGTGCGGAACTCGACCCCGTCGAGGTAGCCGTCGAGGACGGGGACGTCTACCTCGCCGACCCCGACTACGAGTTCGTACAGACCGGCGTCGAGGACGACGACCCCGCCGACCTCTCGACGTCGCCCGGCGCTCGCCTGGGCTTCTAG
- a CDS encoding aminotransferase class IV has product MQYHVNGELVDAADATVSVRDRGFQYGDAAFETIRAYGGQTFAWAAHEKRLNATCDALGIDHGLSGRDLRSRVHETLAANDLADAYVRLSISRGVQSGRLAPDDDVDPTVVVVVEPLPRGGANGERVWNAPATARTVDVQRVPDECIPAVAKTHNYLNGVLARIDAGDADEALLVDAEGRVTEGASSNVFFVSDGVLRTPSLDLPVLPGITRWAVVQLAEDVGIPVEEGHYTPEDLHDADEVFFTNTTWEVRPVARLDDASYSTCKVGAGLARAFAEEVERRHY; this is encoded by the coding sequence ATGCAATACCACGTAAACGGTGAACTCGTCGACGCCGCGGACGCCACGGTGAGCGTCCGCGACCGCGGGTTCCAGTACGGCGACGCCGCCTTCGAGACGATTCGCGCGTACGGCGGGCAGACGTTCGCGTGGGCCGCCCACGAGAAGCGTCTGAACGCCACCTGCGACGCGCTCGGCATCGACCACGGACTCTCCGGTCGCGACCTCCGGAGCCGCGTCCACGAGACGCTCGCCGCCAACGACCTCGCGGACGCCTACGTCCGCCTCTCCATCTCCAGGGGGGTCCAGTCCGGCCGTCTCGCGCCCGACGACGACGTGGACCCGACCGTGGTCGTAGTCGTCGAACCGCTCCCGCGTGGCGGGGCGAACGGCGAGCGCGTCTGGAACGCGCCGGCGACGGCGAGGACGGTCGACGTCCAGCGCGTCCCCGACGAGTGCATCCCCGCGGTCGCGAAGACGCACAACTACCTGAACGGCGTGCTCGCCCGCATCGACGCGGGTGACGCCGACGAGGCGCTGCTGGTCGACGCGGAGGGCCGGGTCACCGAGGGCGCCTCGAGCAACGTCTTCTTCGTCTCAGACGGCGTGCTCCGGACGCCGAGTCTCGACCTCCCGGTGCTCCCCGGCATCACCCGCTGGGCCGTCGTCCAGCTCGCCGAGGACGTCGGTATCCCCGTCGAGGAGGGCCACTACACCCCGGAGGACCTCCACGACGCCGACGAGGTGTTCTTCACGAACACTACCTGGGAGGTCCGTCCGGTCGCTCGTCTCGACGACGCCTCCTACTCGACGTGCAAGGTCGGCGCCGGCCTGGCGCGCGCGTTCGCAGAGGAGGTCGAACGCCGCCACTACTGA
- a CDS encoding shikimate dehydrogenase → MQVFGLVGSPVEHSLSPPMHEAAYEELGLDARYVTFEPARADLEAALLGADALGIDGLNVTIPFKQAVRDLVDVDDLAARVGAVNTVDFSGSEPTGHNTDVAGVQRAFAHHDVALAERRAVVVGAGGAGRAAAFALADAGADVQVANRTVETAAELAEDVGGTGHALDDVPSLLADADVLVNATSVGMETDESPVPADALHADLAVLDAVYTPLRTRLLRDAEAAGATTVDGAWMLLFQGVAAFELWTGRDAPVDAMNRVLRARL, encoded by the coding sequence ATGCAGGTATTCGGTCTCGTCGGGTCGCCGGTCGAACACTCGCTGTCGCCGCCGATGCACGAGGCGGCCTACGAGGAACTCGGGCTGGACGCCCGGTACGTCACCTTCGAGCCGGCTCGCGCGGACCTCGAGGCGGCGCTGCTCGGCGCCGACGCGCTCGGCATCGACGGCCTGAACGTCACGATTCCGTTCAAGCAGGCGGTCCGCGACCTCGTCGACGTCGACGACCTCGCGGCGCGCGTCGGGGCAGTGAACACCGTGGACTTCTCCGGGTCGGAACCGACCGGCCACAACACCGACGTGGCCGGCGTGCAGCGTGCGTTCGCCCACCACGACGTCGCGCTCGCGGAGCGGCGGGCGGTCGTCGTCGGCGCTGGCGGTGCGGGTCGCGCCGCGGCGTTCGCGCTCGCCGACGCCGGCGCGGACGTCCAGGTCGCCAACCGGACGGTCGAAACCGCGGCGGAACTCGCCGAGGACGTCGGCGGCACCGGTCACGCCCTCGACGACGTGCCGTCGCTGCTAGCGGACGCTGACGTCCTGGTGAACGCGACCAGCGTCGGCATGGAGACGGACGAATCGCCGGTCCCGGCCGACGCGCTCCACGCCGACCTCGCCGTGCTCGACGCCGTCTACACGCCGCTCCGGACGCGCCTACTCCGGGACGCCGAGGCCGCAGGCGCGACGACGGTCGACGGCGCGTGGATGTTGCTGTTCCAGGGCGTCGCGGCGTTCGAACTGTGGACGGGCCGGGACGCACCGGTCGACGCGATGAACCGGGTGCTCCGGGCACGGCTTTAA
- a CDS encoding NAD(P)/FAD-dependent oxidoreductase encodes MTDVAVVGGGPAGLSAALFTEKNGLDTVVFDTDETWMHHAHLFNYLGIRSISGEEFVEIARGQVRDRGVTLNQGEAVESVESTDDGFHVVTEDDEYDADYVVLATGDDTTFAEQLGCAFDGDVVDVDVTMETSVEDAYATGAMVRDGEYEAIISAGDGGAAALNVLSKEEGEHFHDFDTPEDVPQL; translated from the coding sequence ATGACAGACGTAGCAGTCGTCGGTGGCGGTCCCGCCGGCCTGAGTGCGGCACTGTTCACGGAGAAGAACGGCCTCGACACCGTCGTCTTCGACACGGACGAGACGTGGATGCACCACGCCCACCTGTTCAACTACCTCGGCATCCGGAGCATCTCGGGCGAGGAGTTCGTGGAGATCGCCCGCGGGCAGGTGCGTGACCGTGGCGTCACCCTCAACCAGGGCGAGGCCGTCGAGTCCGTCGAATCGACTGACGACGGGTTCCACGTGGTGACCGAGGACGACGAGTACGACGCCGACTACGTCGTGCTGGCGACGGGCGACGACACGACGTTCGCGGAGCAACTGGGCTGCGCGTTCGACGGCGACGTCGTCGACGTGGACGTGACGATGGAGACGAGCGTCGAGGACGCCTACGCGACCGGTGCGATGGTCCGCGACGGCGAGTACGAGGCCATCATCTCCGCGGGCGACGGCGGCGCGGCGGCCCTGAACGTGCTCTCGAAGGAGGAGGGCGAACACTTCCACGACTTCGACACGCCCGAGGACGTCCCGCAGCTCTGA
- a CDS encoding sugar phosphate nucleotidyltransferase, with product MKAVVLAGGYATRLWPITKHRPKMFLPVGDSTVIDRIFAELESDDRIDEVFVSTNERFADDFDAYLADSEFEKPTLTVEDTTEEDEKFGVVGALAQLVDRENVDDDLLVIAGDNLISFDISDFVDFFEEKETPTLAAYDVGSLDRAQSYGVVDLDGDEVVDLQEKPAEPKSTLVSIACYAFTRETVPMLQTYLDEGENPDEPGWFVQWLQDRRTVHAFSFEDAWFDIGTPESYLDAVAWTLDGDTLVSDDATVENSTLGENVHVMADAEVVNSSLDNSIVFPNASIYDCDVRNSIIDEETHLEQIDFSGALIGAHTTISSQD from the coding sequence ATGAAGGCAGTCGTTCTAGCCGGCGGTTACGCGACCCGGTTGTGGCCGATCACGAAGCATCGGCCGAAGATGTTCCTGCCGGTCGGCGACTCGACGGTCATCGACCGCATCTTCGCGGAACTGGAGTCCGACGACCGCATCGACGAGGTGTTCGTCTCCACCAACGAGCGCTTCGCCGACGACTTCGACGCCTACCTCGCGGACAGCGAGTTCGAGAAGCCGACGCTGACGGTCGAGGACACGACCGAGGAGGACGAGAAGTTCGGCGTCGTCGGCGCGCTCGCACAGCTCGTCGACCGCGAGAACGTGGACGACGACCTCCTCGTCATCGCGGGGGACAACCTCATCAGCTTCGACATCTCCGACTTCGTCGACTTCTTCGAGGAGAAGGAGACGCCGACGCTGGCCGCCTACGACGTCGGGAGTCTCGACCGCGCGCAGTCCTACGGCGTCGTGGACCTCGACGGCGACGAGGTCGTCGATCTCCAGGAGAAACCCGCGGAACCGAAGAGCACGCTCGTCTCCATCGCCTGCTACGCGTTCACTCGCGAGACCGTCCCGATGCTCCAGACGTACCTCGACGAGGGCGAGAACCCCGACGAACCCGGCTGGTTCGTCCAGTGGCTCCAGGACCGTCGCACCGTCCACGCGTTCAGCTTCGAGGACGCGTGGTTCGACATCGGCACGCCGGAGTCCTACCTAGACGCCGTCGCCTGGACTCTCGACGGCGACACCCTCGTCAGCGACGACGCCACCGTCGAGAACTCCACGCTCGGCGAGAACGTCCACGTGATGGCGGACGCCGAGGTCGTCAACTCCAGTCTGGACAACTCCATCGTCTTCCCGAACGCCTCCATCTACGACTGCGACGTGCGTAACTCCATCATCGACGAGGAGACCCACCTCGAACAGATCGACTTCTCCGGCGCGCTCATCGGCGCCCACACCACCATCTCCAGTCAGGACTGA
- a CDS encoding anthranilate synthase component II — protein sequence MTRVLVVDNYDSFAYNLVQYLGEHADEVVVRRNDEVDVAGIRTLDPDGVVVSPGPGAPEDAGVSVPVFRDLDYPTLGVCLGHQALCAANGATVGHAPSVVHGKPSTVHHDGRGVFSGLPERVQTGRYHSLSVPETDLPDALEPTAWTDAPDGAGVVMAVRHRERPHAGVQFHPESILTPHGKQMTRSFLDACNTT from the coding sequence GTGACCCGCGTCCTCGTCGTGGACAACTACGACTCCTTCGCGTACAACCTCGTGCAGTACCTCGGCGAGCACGCCGACGAGGTCGTCGTCCGGCGCAACGACGAGGTCGACGTCGCGGGGATCAGAACCCTCGACCCGGACGGCGTCGTCGTCTCTCCCGGCCCCGGGGCGCCCGAGGACGCGGGCGTTTCGGTGCCGGTCTTCCGGGACCTCGACTACCCTACGCTCGGGGTCTGTCTCGGCCACCAGGCGCTGTGCGCGGCCAACGGTGCGACGGTCGGGCACGCGCCGTCGGTCGTCCACGGCAAGCCGTCGACGGTGCACCACGACGGCCGCGGCGTCTTCTCGGGCCTCCCCGAGCGCGTCCAGACCGGGCGCTACCACTCGCTGTCGGTCCCCGAGACCGACCTCCCGGACGCGCTCGAACCGACGGCGTGGACGGACGCCCCGGACGGAGCGGGCGTCGTGATGGCGGTCCGCCATCGCGAACGACCGCACGCCGGCGTCCAGTTCCACCCGGAGAGTATCCTCACGCCACACGGCAAGCAGATGACTCGTAGCTTCCTCGACGCATGCAATACCACGTAA
- a CDS encoding calcium/sodium antiporter has translation MVEPLLVDGAILLVGIVLLYLGAELLVAAASALALSHGLRAATVGVTVVAFATTAPELFVSSIGGLTASDSIALGNIVGSNIANIGLVLGTAAFLRPMAVDDDILYQHGPFMLAAAVALVVLSLDGALTTLDGALLLSLLAAFTGYLYYQSRNGSVKLPEDVELEAENTTAGAREYLTLLGGILLLLVGSRSLILGGRGVLTAWGFSDLVIGLTIIAFGTSVPELATSVVSALRDEADFSIGNVVGSNIYNVLAVIGIVALLVPITVDASTMAYELPVMLGFTFVALGIMGVGERVTRVEGVGLIAGYAGFIYFLLP, from the coding sequence ATGGTCGAACCGCTACTCGTCGACGGCGCGATACTCCTCGTGGGTATCGTGCTCCTCTATCTCGGTGCCGAACTCCTCGTGGCTGCGGCCTCCGCCCTCGCGCTCTCCCACGGCCTCCGGGCCGCGACGGTCGGCGTCACCGTCGTCGCGTTCGCCACCACCGCCCCCGAACTGTTCGTCAGTTCAATCGGCGGCCTCACCGCCTCGGACAGCATCGCCCTCGGCAACATCGTCGGGTCGAACATCGCGAACATCGGCCTCGTCCTCGGGACGGCGGCGTTCCTCCGCCCGATGGCCGTCGACGACGACATCCTCTACCAGCACGGGCCGTTCATGCTCGCCGCCGCAGTCGCCCTCGTCGTACTCTCCCTTGACGGCGCGCTCACCACGCTCGACGGCGCGCTCCTCCTCTCGCTGCTGGCGGCGTTCACCGGCTACCTCTACTACCAGTCGAGAAACGGGTCGGTGAAACTCCCCGAGGACGTCGAGTTAGAAGCGGAGAACACGACCGCCGGCGCCCGGGAGTACCTCACCCTCCTCGGCGGCATCCTCCTGTTGCTCGTCGGCTCCCGGAGCCTCATCCTGGGCGGTCGCGGGGTGCTCACCGCCTGGGGGTTCAGCGACCTCGTCATCGGACTCACTATCATCGCGTTCGGCACCTCCGTCCCCGAACTCGCCACCTCGGTGGTGAGCGCGCTCCGCGACGAGGCCGACTTCTCCATCGGCAACGTCGTCGGGTCGAACATCTACAACGTCCTCGCAGTCATCGGAATCGTCGCGCTCCTCGTCCCCATCACCGTCGACGCGAGCACGATGGCCTACGAACTCCCCGTGATGCTCGGGTTCACGTTCGTCGCGCTCGGCATCATGGGCGTCGGCGAACGCGTCACCCGCGTCGAGGGCGTCGGCCTCATCGCCGGCTACGCCGGCTTCATCTACTTCCTCCTCCCCTGA
- a CDS encoding transcriptional regulator, translated as MDDRTTRERILDALREKPRTPSGLAEEFTIARGTALTHVRHISESLDGTDEELLVRPPACRDCGFDGFDDPVNVPSRCPECKSEAIEEPAFVVESP; from the coding sequence ATGGACGACAGAACGACCCGCGAACGGATACTGGACGCGCTCCGCGAGAAGCCACGCACGCCGAGCGGACTCGCCGAGGAGTTCACCATCGCCCGCGGCACCGCACTGACCCACGTCCGGCACATCTCCGAGAGCCTCGACGGGACCGACGAGGAACTGCTCGTGCGGCCGCCCGCGTGCCGGGACTGCGGGTTCGACGGCTTCGACGACCCGGTGAACGTCCCCTCGCGGTGCCCCGAATGCAAGAGCGAGGCCATCGAGGAGCCGGCGTTCGTCGTCGAGTCGCCCTAG
- the pabB gene encoding aminodeoxychorismate synthase, component I, with the protein MRDGRVAVVSDRYALRAAVADAPADSRVVVEATTSVDDPFAAYRRAHGDEPGFYYETTGGSDGWGYFGVSPEAFLTVGPDEDGALDALRDQIGDTVVRGDCEIPHPGGLFGWLSYDVARELEAIPANATDDRRLPRLQFGVYPVVAAWREPFEAGDPLRLVANVPVEEFDDAFDRGREQVLALADRVHEGDPGVGPPPTEERAPFESACGQAAFEDRVRTIKEYVRDGDTFQTNVSQRLEAPASVHPVAVFAALREANPAPYSALVEFPGVDLVSASPELLLERRGRDLVTEPIAGTRPRGDTEAEDEALEADLTSDDKERAEHAMLVDLERNDLGKVAEYGSVEVSEYRRVDRYSEVMHLVSEVRGRLRADCDLADAVAAVFPGGTITGAPKPRTMALVDEVEATRRGPYTGSVGAVGFDGDATLNIVIRTLVRYAESYHLRVGAGIVHDSEPGAEYEETLDKARALVDAIDAALDEREAEAFALREGGAP; encoded by the coding sequence ATGCGTGACGGGCGGGTAGCGGTTGTCTCCGACCGCTACGCCCTCCGTGCGGCCGTCGCCGACGCGCCAGCCGACAGTCGCGTCGTCGTCGAAGCCACCACCTCGGTCGACGACCCGTTCGCGGCCTACCGCCGCGCCCACGGCGATGAACCGGGGTTCTACTACGAGACGACCGGCGGCAGCGACGGCTGGGGCTACTTCGGCGTCTCGCCCGAGGCGTTCCTGACCGTAGGCCCCGACGAGGACGGCGCGTTGGACGCACTCCGCGACCAGATCGGCGACACAGTTGTACGGGGTGACTGCGAGATACCGCACCCCGGCGGGCTGTTCGGCTGGCTCTCCTACGACGTCGCTCGCGAACTGGAGGCCATCCCCGCGAACGCGACCGACGACCGTCGACTCCCCCGGCTCCAGTTCGGCGTCTACCCGGTCGTCGCGGCGTGGCGCGAACCGTTCGAGGCCGGGGACCCGCTCCGCCTCGTCGCGAACGTGCCCGTCGAGGAGTTCGACGACGCCTTCGATAGGGGGCGCGAGCAGGTCCTCGCACTCGCCGACCGCGTCCACGAGGGCGACCCGGGCGTGGGGCCGCCGCCGACCGAGGAGCGCGCGCCGTTCGAGAGCGCCTGCGGCCAGGCGGCCTTCGAGGACCGCGTACGGACCATCAAGGAGTACGTCCGGGACGGCGACACGTTCCAGACGAACGTGAGCCAGCGCCTCGAAGCGCCCGCGAGCGTCCACCCCGTGGCGGTGTTCGCCGCGCTCCGCGAGGCCAACCCCGCACCGTACTCCGCGCTCGTGGAGTTCCCGGGGGTCGACCTCGTCTCGGCCAGTCCGGAACTATTGCTCGAACGCCGCGGTCGCGACCTCGTCACCGAACCCATCGCGGGCACTCGGCCCCGCGGGGACACAGAGGCCGAGGACGAGGCGCTCGAAGCCGACCTGACGAGCGACGATAAGGAGCGCGCCGAGCACGCGATGCTCGTCGACCTCGAACGCAACGACCTCGGGAAGGTCGCCGAGTACGGTAGCGTCGAAGTGAGCGAGTACCGCCGCGTCGACCGCTACAGCGAGGTGATGCACCTCGTCAGCGAGGTCCGGGGACGTCTGCGGGCGGACTGCGACTTGGCGGACGCCGTCGCCGCGGTCTTTCCCGGTGGAACTATCACGGGGGCGCCCAAGCCCCGGACGATGGCGCTCGTCGACGAGGTGGAGGCGACTCGCCGCGGGCCCTACACCGGCAGCGTGGGCGCCGTCGGCTTCGACGGCGACGCCACGCTGAACATCGTCATCCGGACGCTCGTCCGGTACGCCGAGTCGTACCACCTCCGCGTCGGCGCGGGAATCGTCCACGACTCCGAGCCCGGCGCGGAGTACGAGGAGACCCTCGACAAGGCCCGGGCGCTCGTGGACGCCATCGACGCGGCCCTCGACGAGCGGGAGGCCGAGGCGTTCGCGCTCCGCGAGGGTGGTGCGCCGTGA
- a CDS encoding D-aminoacyl-tRNA deacylase, with amino-acid sequence MIGIVVSRADSASAHIGDHLLDLGDFERTDEDVYHADGFELREFDDLHLDLDGVAAAFDDPEFVVFVSRHAGDTGPLLTAHFTGNFGAAEYGGSDRSLPPACPNAHRRVVAALDAHAPDGYDVGMECTHHGPTDVGAPSMFVELGSGEDEWNDPDGARAVAKAVLDLRGVPPRTDRSLVAFGGGHYVPRPERIVRETSWSVGHVAADWGLADLGDPREHADVIDQMFEASGATRAVVDGEKRAVESVVADLGYRVVSETWVREVDGVLLDLAESLETDLQSVDDGLRFGDPAAAHRGDYVLVDLPPELLDAAHATDAEATVDAGRSTALAVATEENGNRLTGAAAFADEDAYATFLERVVAVLESDYDDVTVGDGTLTASRETFDPAAASEQGVPEGPAFGRLASGETVTVDGREIRPADVSRTESLSVSVGFGYRARERVRRPSDAEGKGN; translated from the coding sequence GTGATTGGCATCGTCGTGAGCAGGGCCGACAGCGCGTCAGCGCACATCGGGGACCACCTGCTCGACCTGGGCGACTTCGAGCGCACCGACGAGGACGTCTACCACGCCGACGGCTTCGAACTCCGGGAGTTCGACGACCTCCACCTCGACCTCGACGGCGTCGCCGCCGCCTTCGACGACCCCGAGTTCGTCGTGTTCGTCTCGCGGCACGCCGGCGACACGGGACCGCTGCTCACCGCCCACTTCACCGGCAACTTCGGCGCCGCGGAGTACGGCGGTTCAGACCGGTCGCTCCCCCCGGCGTGCCCGAACGCCCACCGGCGAGTCGTCGCGGCACTCGACGCCCACGCTCCCGACGGCTACGACGTGGGCATGGAGTGTACGCACCACGGACCCACGGACGTCGGCGCACCGTCGATGTTCGTGGAACTCGGCAGCGGGGAGGACGAGTGGAACGACCCCGACGGCGCGCGAGCGGTGGCGAAGGCCGTCCTCGACCTGCGCGGCGTCCCTCCCCGGACGGACCGCTCGCTGGTCGCGTTCGGCGGCGGTCACTACGTCCCACGCCCCGAGCGCATCGTCCGCGAGACGTCGTGGTCGGTCGGCCACGTCGCCGCGGACTGGGGTCTCGCCGACCTCGGCGACCCACGCGAACACGCCGACGTGATCGACCAGATGTTCGAGGCGAGCGGTGCGACGCGGGCGGTCGTCGACGGCGAGAAGCGGGCCGTCGAGTCGGTCGTCGCGGACCTCGGCTACCGCGTCGTCAGCGAGACGTGGGTCCGGGAAGTGGACGGCGTTCTGCTGGACCTGGCCGAGTCCCTGGAGACCGACCTCCAGTCCGTCGACGACGGGCTGCGTTTCGGCGACCCCGCCGCGGCCCACCGGGGGGACTACGTGCTCGTCGACCTCCCGCCGGAACTGCTCGACGCTGCCCACGCCACTGACGCCGAGGCGACCGTCGACGCGGGACGCTCGACCGCGCTGGCCGTCGCGACCGAGGAGAACGGGAACCGCCTGACCGGCGCCGCGGCGTTCGCCGACGAGGACGCCTACGCGACGTTCCTCGAACGGGTCGTCGCGGTCCTCGAATCGGACTACGACGACGTGACCGTTGGCGACGGGACCCTGACGGCGAGTCGCGAGACGTTCGACCCGGCGGCCGCCAGCGAACAGGGCGTCCCCGAGGGACCGGCGTTCGGTCGGCTAGCGAGCGGCGAGACGGTGACGGTCGACGGCCGGGAGATCCGCCCGGCGGACGTCTCCCGAACCGAGTCGCTGTCGGTTTCGGTAGGCTTCGGCTACCGTGCGCGTGAGCGCGTGCGACGCCCGTCCGACGCGGAGGGGAAAGGTAATTAA